The region GATCTTTCTCTGTCTGGGTTCGTCTAGCTTTGCATTGCTTGCCTGGCTTAGACTGGGTTAATTTCCCCCCTTTGAAAGCCCCATACCTTAGCCCCCCAACAAGACCACAACTCAATTAAGTCCGCCTTCTGTCCTCCACTACCAAAAGACGTGGAGACCAGTTTATCTCGTCAGCTCCTTACCTAAGGTGACCTTCACGTCACTTCCTTGAACTCGCTTAAGGAAATCCCGAGCTCCAACACTCGAAAATAGTAGCTACACAACAACAAGACAATGGGGCCTACAGTCCCCCACGACTATTAATAAAGCACTGCTCTTTCCTCACATCTACCTAACCAATTCCGATTGAGCGCGTGAAAATGCAAGATGGAGGCCTTTCTGAATGAAAGGAAGATCATCCCGTCGGGAAAGAGATCGGCAATTCGCTCAGGCGGTTAGTTAATTGTAATTGAGTAGGCAGTTCTTCTCTTTGCCTTTCAGCCGGCTAGTCCGCTTATCTCTCTGTGAGCGGAGATGGTGATACAGGAAGTGTTGTGGCTTTGGTGGAAGGCTGGGAAGATCCTTGTTTGGGTTTGGTAGACTCTCTTTTAGTTTGGGACGATCTTTCCGGTTTAGGAATGAACTATGGAATTCAGTCACTCGGGTAAGAAAATAACTAACTTAAGGCATTGAAAGACGTGAACCAAATCATTTAAGCGTCCACGTATTGGCTTCGATTCTGGCAGAAGCGGGATGGCACTCTATTACGTAGATAGACAGAAGAGGGCCGGGATGGCTTGACCCAGAGAAGAATGTTGAGTTGAGGAAAAGAAGCCTTCCCAATGAAAATCTTTTCCTGTCGATGTAGTCTTTTCTTCTCTGTCCTGCTCCCCGGCGAAGCGGAAATTGAATAAGAAGAAAGCTGGTAGCGTAGATTCAGGCTACCCTAGTAGCTAGGATTCCGTCCCTCCCAGTTCACAGATGTAGTTGCGTGTAGTTCACTTTTTTCTTCGAGATTGGCTTGGTCTTAAGTGTACCGCTTGTGTAGCCTATGCGAAGCGAACAAGCAAGGGATTGAGCTGCGCGATCTTTGGAACAATGGTTCGCGCATTCGTTTTCTTGCTGGGTACAAGATCGAAAAGAATGCCCGTATGTCGAGATACAGGGTTTTTCGAGAAAAGGTCCCATCCTTCAATATCATGATTGGGTCGACCGGGCCAGATCATGAGTGAATAGAAAATCGAAAACGTACATAGCTGTTCCAGCTGAAATACTTGGAATAATTCTACCACTTCTACTAGGAGTAGCCTTTTTAGTGCTAGCTGAACGTAAAGTAATGGCTTTTGTGCAACGTCGAAAGGGTCCTGATGTAGTGGGATCGTTCGGATTGTTACAACCTCTAGCAGATGGTTTGAAATTGATTCTAAAAGAACCTATTTCACCAAGTAGTGCTAATTTCTCCCTTTTTAGAATGGCTCCAGTGGCTACATTTATGTTAAGTCTGGTCGCTCGGGCCGTTGTACCTTTTGATTATGGTATGGTATTGTCAGATTCGAACATAGGGCTACTTTATTTGTTTGCCATATCTTCGTTAGGTGTTTATGGAATTATTACAGCAGGTTGGTCTAGTAATTAGGGGGCGGCCGTTCGGTCGCCTGTGATACTAGGACCAATAGGTCAAAAATGGGTTTGTGCCGCAGGTGTTGAACGATCTACTCTACACAGGTGTGGGCTTACAGGGCTAGGGCTCATAAAGCCTTTCTTTCATTCAAAAAGAGGGCCCTGGTCGGTCACTTTTCCGGGCCGGGATCGATAGATAAGtggaagtaaaaaaaaaaaagagatcttTCTCTTCGCACCTAAGATCAAGAGGAAGGGTAGCTTGTCAAGCTGgcctatataaaatatatttttcattattatagaaaattttaaatatatatttaaagatTCACTGTCTTTTTTTTAACCGGctgttcttctttgtcaacGCTACTAAGGACCTATGGGTGGGACTACCCTACTAATGTATTGTATAGTAGGCGAGCGAGTTAGCGAAGCCGCTTAATAGATAAGAGAGCGTCAGTGCGTAGCCTTCATTCTACTACGCTACGCAAAGGTTACGAAGTTACTTAGCTCGACGTTAGGAGAGTCAAGGGGGAAGGCCATACCTTCATAGAAGAACCGCTGTTCGCTGACTTTCTAAGGTCTAACCTTTCGCTCCCCTACTGAAAAGGGGCACAAAGCCGCTTTGCACCACTGATAGACTACTTAAGATTCAATTCAAAAGGCCTACTTAGTTTCGCAAGCCTTTGTCATTGTCAGTCAACTAAGTAGGGCCTGAGGCCCCCTGCGAATCCGTAAATCTGAGGAGCATGCCGCAACACAACAAAAGGATGGTCCCCTATGCATTTCATTCTTTCCGGAagggaaattaaaaaaaaagtacccCCATCATGGTGAACCTCTCCTTGTGATCGGGATGAGGTAGATGCCTCCCAGCTGGGGGGCGGATCGAATCGGAGTTTCCTTAGGTAGCCACCGACCTACAGTCATCCTTAAACTTCCGTGCTTGGTGGAGAAGAAGCGAACAAAGGTACGCTCGCTTGCTGTCTTGTTCTCTGCCGCGAACTGGGATCGCTCGCCAGCTAGGTCAGATTGGAGCAAGAATTTTTGAGAACATATAACCCATATTCGGGGACAAGGGGCGGAACGACCTCTCGATCTGCTTACTGCAGCCCAGGAAGAAAAACGTCGTCTAGGCGTTCCTTGTTGCTCCGATCTCCCCGACGCCTAGGACGTTGTCTGGGCCAAGAGCCATAGTTAATTGCTGTTTCCATTTGGTTGTTTTTTTCTTGTTGTTGATACCGGCAAGACCAGCCAGATGATGTCTGCTGGTTGGTAGTGAGAGGACTCGTAGTACCTGCATACCCAAAAGAAAAGGAGGCGCTGATTAAAAAAcaatcattttattttcttactcTCCCTTAGCAGCCAGCGGGAAAGGAGTCTATCTATCTGCCTAGCTTTGGTAGATTTCCCCCAACGCAATCCATAGAAATTCCACGAATCCCTTGGTGGATAAGTCCGACGACTCAGCAGCAGTGCGGAATTGAGTTTCTCGTCTGGTGGATCTGATCTTTAGGGGGCAATACATACCAAAAGGTGCTTTAGTGATCTTTGATGGTCTGAACAAGGAACTCTGTGTGGGGATCCATCTTGTTGTTATTCGCATTGTTCACGTCAGAAATCAGGGTGGTTGTTCTGCGCTTTATATTTAAAGCAAGCAGCTTCATCCTTGATGATGGCCTATGGTGGTGATGAATTCGTTCATCCTGACAATGCGGTACCAGTTTCTCTCACTCGGTCCGGTTACCCTCGGATCATTCCGTCTCATCATAGGCGTATGATTCTGAAGAAGGATGAGAAAGCGGACATGCTGGTGAAGTTTTATTAAAAAAGATTCTCTCTGTCAAAGATCATTACTTTGGCAAAGAAGGTTGATAAATCAACGTTTTCTAGTAGAATATCCCCACCCGATAATATTGACGAGGTGGTGGGGCTGGTTGGTTCGATTAAGGAAAACTTTCATCGACTTATCAGTCGCTATGCTCCCTGGATAAAACGTATACCCCTTGAATTGAACAAGGGTTACGGTTTGAACCAACCTGGAAAGCCTTGCCGACACACTCATTGACGAAAAGGGTGTGGGTTGAGAGAAGGAAACTTCCAACTCGTAAGATTCAGAACTTTCGCTCTTCATTCACATCGTTTTCTCATGAGTTGGGCGCTTTTCAATGGCTGTTGGTCGTTGGGCACTCACAGGGTACCCAATGGTCACATGGCTGCTTGTGGCCTCCCCGTATTCGTTACGCCTTTGATGTGAGGAATAAAACCTTCACACCCGAGGATTTTGATTGGTTTGAGCGCCGTATAGGGCCCTTTCTACCATCCTGCGACGGGGATCCCCGCAATCACAGGCAAACTAGGTTGCACGTGTGAGGGTGCTCTGGCAAGCGTCGTATATTCGCAATAGGAAACTATGTGAATCAGAGGGAAACCCATCCACCATTGGTTTGCGGAGGTCCTCCGCCGCATCCCAATGGATGATCAAACAGCACCTCTCATTCGTTTAGTTCCTAGTAAAACATGTTTCAGCTATGACCTCAAGAGTGCTACCGATAGGTGGCCTCCTGTGTTTATGTTTGAAACGCTTGCGCTATTGTTTGACAGGTCATTTGCTTCAAGTGTTGTGAATACAACATTAGGGACGAATCTATTTGAGGTACCCTTCGTTAAGAGGGCTCTGTCTCAAGTCTCCTTTGTGACCGGTCAACCGTTAGTCCCTTATGGTTATTGGCCTTTGTTCGCGTTCACCCATCATGTTTTGGTGTGGTGGGCTGCGGAACAGGTTAGACCTGGGATCCTGTTCGACAGGTATGCTATATTAGGTGATGATGTTCTCATCACCGATCCACTTGTGGCGGAACAGTACCGGCTAGGCTTACAACGGCTTGGTGTGAAGATATCCACACACAAGTCTTTGATATCCTCAACTGGTGCTGTAGAGTTTGCCAAAGAATTTCTGGTCAAGGATATGAGGGTTAACCTCTCTCCTGTGTCCATGAAAGGAATGATGACACCAttacttttggcccctgatgtttcaactttgtgcaaattctgcccctactctatttttgtcgatgtttctacccctcatgttttcaaacagtgcattgtctacccctcatgttttcaaacagtgcaccgtctacccctgacggaggggtagacggtgcactgtttgaaaacatgaggggtagaaacatcaacaaaaatagataggggcagaacttgcacaaacttgaaacatcaggggccaaaaatgctttttagcctaaaaaaaaaagtatccgGAGTACCCACGGGCGTACCCAAACCTACCCGTGGCGTACCAAAAAATGTaccccagtttttttttttgggtagacTTGGGTACGTACCAGGTACGTACCCACGGCGTACCCATGGtgtacccgtaccgggtacgtacccggtacgggtacaATGCGATTTTTGGAGTACCCGTGCATCATAGATATGAAGTTACACGAACCAAAATAAGGGACCCACACGAACTTGGGGTTGGAGTTCCGAACCGGCTCaatgttaaaatgaaaaaatatggGAAAAATCTTGGGCAGCTCTCGTATACCTTTGCTTCCTCAGTTCCCAGGCTTTTCATTTTAAACGAATTGAAAACGAATCGAGGGTTTCGTTTTTCATCCGCCCATATCCCCAACCAGCGATTGCAAGCGCTGAAGTCACAGTTGCCCGATGAATCCATCATCTTCGGTCTGAAATTCCGAAAACTCTTACTCTCAGGTTCCCTTTCTTTCCTATCTTTCTCGCTTCCGATTTTCATTTGCTTGTTGATACAAAACATCTaggttttatttcatttttttgtttgtttcattGATTACATGGGAATCTGAGAGGAATCAAATGATTTCTTTTTATGTTCTTTATGATTGGGCAAGCACTTAAGTTGTTGTTTTAGTCTTtg is a window of Lotus japonicus ecotype B-129 chromosome 5, LjGifu_v1.2 DNA encoding:
- the LOC130720871 gene encoding NADH-ubiquinone oxidoreductase chain 1, with the protein product MAFVQRRKGPDVVGSFGLLQPLADGLKLILKEPISPSSANFSLFRMAPVATFMLSLVARAVVPFDYGMVLSDSNIGLLYLFAISSLGVYGIITAGWSSN
- the LOC130719389 gene encoding uncharacterized protein LOC130719389; its protein translation is MSVSARLSRSDPPDEKLNSALLLSRRTYPPRDSWNFYGFASFSFGYAGTTSPLTTNQQTSSGWSCPGRSEQQGTPRRRFSSWAAVSRSRGRSAPCPRIWVICSQKFLLQSDLAGERSQFAAENKTASERTFVRFFSTKHGSLRMTVGRWLPKETPIRSAPQLGGIYLIPITRRGSP
- the LOC130719390 gene encoding uncharacterized mitochondrial protein AtMg01410, coding for MDDQTAPLIRLVPSKTCFSYDLKSATDRWPPVFMFETLALLFDRSFASSVVNTTLGTNLFEVPFVKRALSQVSFVTGQPLVPYGYWPLFAFTHHVLVWWAAEQVRPGILFDRYAILGDDVLITDPLVAEQYRLGLQRLGVKISTHKSLISSTGAVEFAKEFLVKDMRVNLSPVSMKGMMTPLLLAPDVSTLCKFCPYSIFVCAFSL